From a region of the Odontesthes bonariensis isolate fOdoBon6 chromosome 2, fOdoBon6.hap1, whole genome shotgun sequence genome:
- the LOC142387466 gene encoding G-protein coupled receptor 4-like, producing the protein MEDFYINNTSTDTSYNYSSIDTNDSLDYYTDSDSYDDVILIYKVVQWIIICAGLPLTLVAIAAVYSLVKNDHIAPVYIINLLISDLIQLCCITAWKFVLNNIIYCTYLFGVLASVGFMVCISLERYLVITQPLWYRFRRNIKTCLIVCVVVWILPLVYVLPVYFDVNFHIRETISVVFVLLPLPLFIFFLVGTLKALSAARSVPADEKRRIVAILIVVLLIYTLLFLPSVIWSLVEKARDNRIFHSMAFLFLNISPLADLTMYVFIRKGAIDKLLASMCVKMFNGQEMNSMSNDNMSASCSEV; encoded by the exons ATGGAAGATTTCTACATCAACAATACTTCAACGGACACAAGTTACAATTACAGCAGCATCGACACTAACGACAGCTTAGATTATTATACAGACTCTGACAGTTATGACGATGTCATTTTGATCTACAAAGTGGTGCAATGGATCATCATCTGCGCTGGACTTCCTTTGACTCTGGTGGCCATTGCTGCAGTTTATTCTCTG gtgaaaAACGATCACATAGCTCCAGTCTATATCATCAACCTCCTAATTTCTGACCTCATTCAGCTTTGCTGCATTACTGCATGGAAGTTTGTATTGAACAATATCATCTATTGCACTTACCTTTTCGGTGTGCTGGCCAGCGTTGGATTTATGGTGTGTATCTCCCTGGAAAG GTATTTGGTCATCACCCAGCCACTCTGGTACAGATTCAGACGAAATATCAAGACCTGTTTGATAGTGTGTGTGGTGGTCTGGATCCTCCCCCTGGTTTATGTCCTCCCAGTCTATTTCGATGTTAATTTTCACATAAGAGAAACAATTTCTGTGGTCTTtgtcctcctccccctccccctgttCATATTCTTCCTGGTTGGGACCCTTAAAGCCCTGTCTGCAGCCCGCAGCGTCCCCGCAGATGAAAAACGAAGAATTGTGGCAATTCTGATCGTAGTGCTGCTCATTTACACACTGCTGTTCCTGCCCAGCGTCATTTGGTCTCTCGTGGAGAAAGCCAGAGATAACCGCATTTTCCACAGCATGGCTTTCCTTTTTCTTAATATAAGTCCTCTTGCAGACTTGACAATGTATGTTTTCATTAGAAAAGGTGCCATAGACAAGCTTTTGGCCTCAATGTGTGTTAAAATGTTTAACGGGCAGGAGATGAACAGCATGAGTAATGATAACATGTCAGCTTCCTGCAGTGAAGTGTAG